From the genome of Strix uralensis isolate ZFMK-TIS-50842 chromosome 6, bStrUra1, whole genome shotgun sequence:
ACCCGGAACACAACGGAGCCAAATGTCATTTCATGTGCGTTCTCTGCTGGGGTTGAAGAGGTACCAGAGGAAGCTGCAGGAAAGAAATATAGACCATGAGCAGAAGGGAGCAATGAGATAAGAGATAAAGGACTTGTACATGGGTACAACGCTTACAGAGACCACAGTTTGGCTCCAGACTCAGCCTGTGAAAAGGACTGCCTGCCATGTTAACTGAAAATCATTCCTTCTCACAGGAGTCTCTGATCAACCCATCATTGCTATTCACGCCGAGATGGCAGAAAAAACTTGGTTTTGCTGCACACCTAGTATACAGACACTACTTTGCGACATTTTATAATATAAGACTTTGCAAAACACCCAGGTAAGAAAGCAGCAAACTTTCCAAGCCTCATGCCCCTGCTCCTCTGTCTCACAGTTTTCAGGGCCGTTCTCTACTGTGTGACAGGAACTTTTTATCTATGCGTTATTTGGAAAAACTTGATTAAGTTTTCAACGTGTAACTAATTTGCTGCACTCTGCACTTCCATTAGGCTGGATAACACCAAAGATACTTCAACTTGGTTTTGCTATTCATCTGAAAGTGTAAGAGATTTAAGAGTATTCCAAAGAGACCACTTTAAACATAACCAGAAACTCACCTGCCTTCCCAAGAGGGAAGAGGACCTGTTCCCGATCTAATCAAGTACtgcagcaataaaagaaaaagctctaCTTGTGTCTTTGGCACATGATAATTTCTGCTGTCCTGATTTGTAGGGGCACTATCCAGATAACGAATCACAGgtacttttttcttcttagcatCTCCAACACTGTTTCAGACATTACAGACACTCAGCCTGAAAATACTATATGTTGCCTTTACAGCAGCCACTTCAGCTGCTACTTGGACTTTGGGAATGACATGCTCACCAAGTATCTAAACATTCATAATGAATGCATTCCCTggaatatttaaaacaattaaaaaatgcaCTAGGCACACAACTTCTGTGAAACAAGCTTACCTGTGTCTTGGCTAGCCTTATTTGGAGAAGTCTGCTGCACTTCAACATCTACAGTATTTCCACACCTGTTCTCAAGTTCATCTGAAAATTCCTAGAGAAGGCAATTACAATCAACCCCTGCAGCAGTCTTTAGATTACACAGTAGACATAAAGGTTTGAAAAGTAAAGTTAAAACACATTTAGAAAGAGCTTAATGCAAATTACTTCATACCATCTGCCAATAATGCTGATGGCAAGTCTTGACACACTGTTGTTCTCAGACACAAGGTTGTTCAGTGCAAGCAATAGACAGAACTGATAAATAACTAAGTCAAAGCCCTAATTACCATTCTAGAGGGATACCTTAACAGATGGCATCCTTACGCTGAGGGGCTAGTTTACACTCTAACTCAAGTCCTGCAGCTAATACCAGCCTTCTCTATGCACAATAGCTCAGGCTTTAGCACAGTAGCCTTCAAGTTTGGCCTTTCAAAATGTATTAGATACTGCACAAAATAGAAGTGATCAGATGCAGAAACACATATTTGGACATTAATTCACAGTGTGACTGCTCTCTTTTGAGAGATTCATGTGTGAGATGAATAACTTGAGCGTGGAGATAGAAAATTTGTGCTAACATGATACTGAAGAAAGGGGGATGTAGCATACCGATACGTTTCTACTGGAGAAGTTTACCAGCACAGCAATTCTAGcataatttttcttcctaaaaagaCACTAGCTCTCCATTGAAAGCACTACTTTTTCCAATAGTGAAGACATCTATGCAGGAGTTGCAGCAAATTTATCTGTAGGCAAGTCCTATGTACTTAAGAATTAGGTGAGTTCATGAGATAAAGAGTAATTACACTTTTATCTGTATTACTGCCAGGGAACAGAAAAGGCCAGGAAGGGAGCAGGCTGTACAGGACAGGCAGGTGACCATGACGGGTAGAACCAAAAAGAGAACTTCGAGCACAGACAAGAGAGACTGTCAGCAAACGTTTTCTTTAGCATAAGAACAAACACCCTGTGGAGTCTTTGGAGATCATCAGATAGCCAGTTATCATGGGATAGACCCAAATAAACCAGTgtataaaaaaagacagaaaaacatggTAACTCACCTGAATATTAGCTGTGTCTTTTGGATGCAACAGAAAGTGAACTTCCTCAAGAGAATTTACTCCATTTTTACTACTGAATTCAAATACCTTGTCAAACAGTAATTTAGCAACAACAGACCTTGGAAATCCTAAATTCCCTGTCCCAATCGCTGGGAAAGTAATTGACTTTACAGATAGTTCCTCAGCAATCTCCAGGCATTTTGTGATGATGTTGCCCAAGACCTGTAAAGCACAATTATTTTTCCAATTAcggaaagtaattttttttccagtacatGCAATGTAGCACTTTCCCTTTTAGCTATCTCTTGgtattaaaatacagtaattgCATACATCACAGGGAATATATTAGTCAACAAGGGATCAGCCACACAGTTAAAAAAGAACAGGCCAAATTCTCTCATCTCCTATGACGCTGTCCcccatttcaaaggaaaagtagCATTAAACCCACTATAAAGCCCAATCAAATTGGAGTTCAGGCAAATAAAAACCCTTATACCTTTGGAGATGGGTGTCTCTGGGACCATGCAGGTACAACAGCATGAAGCACAACACTGCAACCTAGATTGTAACCTTCTGTTTTGAACACAGATCCTTCCTCAGGTGTTCTTCCTAGGCCTTCTCCTGTTAAGCCCGTCTGAAGCATTGGCCCTGCCTTGCTTAGCAAAGCTTTAGAGAGTGGCCCTTTATCAAGCCGGAGATCTTTGGCAACACTGATGACAACAATGTCTGTCTGAAAAACACACAAGGAAAAACTCTAGCTTTTAAGTATCAAATTTAAATTTCACACTGATTAATAAAATACGGCCTGCCTGCTAATTTACAGAGCAAAATTTTGGGACAGCAATCAGGGTGAACAAAGTTTTGGAATAAACCAGAAGTTATGCTCAATTCTAATATCATGAGCCTGCCTGAAGCAACACAAAGGCTGAGTTAACAGTGAAACTCATTTCAACCCAATGGGAGAAAGTTAAAATTCTGAATTCTTGGTCTACTCATTCTACCCCCATTTGAAAAGCGTTTATGCAAGTTTGTTCTCCCAGagaagtttgcagatgaaaaaaactCTGTGTTTGCTGAGGTAAGCAGGACCTCCCATGCATGGCTGGTCTAGGGAAAAAGGAGAAGCTGAAGACAAACAAGACTGGAGGAAAGTTAAGGAGAAAGAAGTGCAAAAAGCAGTAACTGATAAGGGAGAGAAATACAAAGGGCTATGAACATTGTGTCAAGCACTATACTCAGCTCCTCAGGAAGGACCTCTAGACACGTTTTAATGTATATTCTACCCTAGCCAACTGCAGTTGCTGCATACACCAGCTGTGAGAGGCATCCACTCCTGAAAGGATTTGCTGGCCACCATGGAAAGGGTTCTGAAAGGAGATCCTTCCAGTATCGGTGATTCCAGAAAAGTAGCTATCAGCCAGCTAACAGCAATTCAATACCAGAAGCAACTGGAAATCAATTAGTGAAGCTGGTCCTCCCCAGGAAATGCAATAACAACTGCATGTTTCGTGCCGGTGTTCACCAATGACATAACAAATAATAGCTCCCCACATGAATATCTTACAGATGCAGGGAGAACCAGACTGGCAGCGGGCCCAGGGCTCAGACGCACGTGTCTGTGCTGCCTCAGGACCACAGTGGATCTGGAAGCAGCCCAGCCACCCTCACACGGCAGGGTACTTGCGTTAACTGACACTGAGCACCCTCTTTTGCTGTTGCAGTAGTACCAGTCTTGTAATCAGAATTTCTGGGAAGGTCAATGCTGCATGCAGGTGGGGTCAGGGGATTTCAGAGCCCGGAACCATACCTGCTGACCTGCTTCTGCTAAACTGTAATGCACTGTGTACCACAGGGATCTGCGTGCCTCTGTGTCAGATGATGACAAAATGCAGTGCTGCACAGCCATCTGTATCTATCATGCAAGACAGTCATCTCATAGCAATTCTTATTATCAGCAGCAATAGTCAATTTCAGTAACATATCAAACATGTTACACCACTAATTACAGATGGTGGTctaaggttttttggttttgtgtttggttatttttaaagaaaaagaaaaaaatcacttgatgttttaaaagcagaaaatttaaaacacttACTGTGGCATCTTCAATGCTTCCTTTTTTCAGCATGATATCAATGCCTTCCTCAGTTGTTACTACCGGGAAGTTCTTGCTATTttgagtaatttttcttttcctaggcTGATGAACTGTACTGGTCTGATACGGTGACTTGCAGGAAGGTGAATAATCTGAAAACACTTCACTCAGTGCCTTGCTGAAAGATTGAACGTTATTCTGTGCAACATCCACAAGATGAACCTCCTTCaagctgctgtcccccatggATTCTTCCAAGGTCTCCTTGATGGAGGATACAATTGAGTACGTACACAGTTCCAGCGGGAAGCCAAAAATCCCTCCACTTATAGCAGGCAGAGCTATGGAATGATGGTTAAATGTTTCAGCGAGTTGCAGacttttcttcactgtctttCTTAACAAGTACACGCACTTTTCTGCTTCATCCTTCTTCCACCTGGGCCCAACAGCATGAATGACGTTCTTGCAGGGGAGTTTCCCAGCACCCGTGATAACTGCACACCCAGGCAGCAAAGTCCCGTTTTTCCTCACCAGCTCATCGCACTCCTGTTGCAGCTCTGGACCAGCTGCTTTTAACAGTGCATCAGCAAGGCCACCAATGTGCTTTAAGTCTTCATTAGAAGCATTTACCACAACATCAACAGGATGAGTACACAAGTCAGCTTTATACACTGCTATTACAATTCCATCCATGGTCACCTGCCTATAGGGCTTGCCTGTATTACTGTGTTCTTGCTGTTCTGATGGCTCTTCCAGCCTCACTAGGCACTTAAAGTTTTGTTTCGCAGTGGCGGCAAAAAAGTGTTCTCGTTCTTTGAAATATGACTTAGCTCCTGGCTCTTTAATTACCATACGCTTATAATGCAGGCCAGACAGAATTTGCTCTACTAAGGTGACTCCCTTCAGCACTTCGCTTCTCGGCCCACTCAAGGATATAACTCTACATTTCTCCTGTGTGCTAAAGTCAACTTTCACACCTTTATTCTCTAAGTCACCCCAAACATTGGTCTTCTCTTTCTCAAAAAACATTACGACCGCCGTGGGCTTTCCTCCAATTACCTTTTGCATTTGTGTGTTTTCATCTACAAAATTAGAAAGTTCCTCAAAGGCTTTTGCTACTGCTTGAGAAAAGCCAGCAATGATAACCTGACTCTCTACCTGAGTGACTGTTACGGCTTCATTAGAACAGTTTAGCTTGGTGAGCATCCTCCATTCCTTCTTCTGGAGGACTGACTCATCCTCCAAAGTAATGCATTTGTAGTCCAGTTcgttctttatttcttcttctgctttTTGTAGATCTTCAGCAGCACTTCCTTTCAAGATGATAGCTTCTGTGTCAAGCTCATAAAAGGCCCTAATTTGTTTTGACATAAACAGGCTCTGCGACAGGGTTTCATTATCAATATGCactaaaaactggaaaatataagGGTGGATATTAACTGTTGTCTTTGCCATTTTGCGTATATGTTCTAATATTTCCCCTTTTACTTTATAAACTTCCTCAGGCATTCCACATAGGTTAATTAACTTCTGCAAATGATCATAAGTTATCTGCAGGGCTGGGAACTCCGTACGAATTTTTTCTTCAAGACCAGTACTCAGTAAAATTGCATATTCCCCTGGACTTAGCATCACCATTTCTTcagttctttgcttttctctttcaatttcTCGGGTGGCTTTTTCTATCAGAACCTTCAGTTCTTGTTCAACCTTCTTCACAACTTCTTCTTCACCTGCTATAACAATTAAACCCTTGGAAACAGGTGGAATTATCAGAACTTCATCGTGGGTAAAGCTGTTCCTAATGGCTTCCCACACATCTGTGCTTACTTGACATGTAATTGCTTTGTACTTAGATATGCTACGTGAAAATGCTGTGGAAACATTTTCATTCCATGTCTTGATCAATCGAGATACTAATCTCTTCTGCTCAGACAAAGTAGCTGAAGGACGCAAAGTAACTTCTGGGTTTGCAGAGCGGGGTTCAGGCCACGTTAGGTCACAATTATACTTCGCCATTTCAGAACCTATTGCCTCAATTAGCCTATTATTTTTCTGCAAGTAACACCAGATAAACAGATCCAGAGGCACTACAATTGGATCTGGCTTCTTTATTTGTGGTGCTTCCTTTCCATATAGAGCTGCTCCCAGTGAGATGTAGTAAGGATAGACAAAGATTGGTGTTTTGTTGAGTGAATGCTGCTTTGCCAAGATATTGGTTACAtctaaaatgaacaaacaaaaccccaaacaattaaTGCTAGCACAAAACCCaagattttctgcagtttttcttaaactttgtCTTCTACATAATGTTTGTTATGTCTAAGaataatttacattaattttcccCCCCTTCCCAGATAGTAATAATTCCAAATTACTGAAGAGTTACTGGCTTTAAATGCCAAAAGTTAAGATAGACAGTTAATAATCAACACCATCCACCTCCAGGAGGAGGTAAGCACAGCACTGTCCCTGCCCCCACTTCTGTTATATGCTGTACTTCAAGTGCCCAACTCAGTGGTTGTCTGGGCTATTACTCAGCAGTATCAAATCACAGCTCCTCTGTTTCACCCAAAATGAGCATCTATTTTCTTCAACTTCCCTTCACCCCTTCCCTTCACTCCAAGGCCTCCAGCTTCCTCCTTGTCCTCCATTTTCCACAGATGCTGATGCTTGTCACTGGCTGGACAAGCCACAGCACCTGCTCTCCAGCTAAAAAGCTGTCCAAGAAATTGTCCTCAGACAGCCAGGCAGCACACGTTGCCACAGGGCAGCTGGTGGGGAAGGCAGCGGGGAGAAGTCTCCTGCATTACGTGGGGCTGTGCTTCCTCTATTGAACTCAAACCATAACCTGGTATGGATCAAGGCCTGGGTGAAAGAAACTGtgtatgaaaaggaaaaaattctatGCCTCATTCCCAGCTGGTTCAAAACTTAAGCTTGCACTCCATATAGCAGAGATCTGCTGACAAAGTACCAGATCTACTGTTTTATGAGGGCAAAGTAGGCATTTCTCTAGAAAATCCACGTTTTGATCTTTAAGTGAAAGGATCTCAAAGAAGTAAGGGCTTCATATTTCTGCATTACCTTTATGGTCACTGAATGTAATGATAGCTGCATCTTCATCAGGCAGCTGCTGAACATCCACCACTTGCGCACCTCCGTTCCTCTTATTTTCAAAGTAAACTGTTATATAGTCACTGGGTGTGTTAGGTGGTATATTTTCAGCCCTAATGCTTTTTGTTATCTCAAGGCACCGTGcagtaatattttgtttctttgctctgTGGTGTTGATTAAGCTTTTTAGCAAATTCCCCTGcatctagaaagaaaagaaaggaggtaaaaaaaaaaaaccaaagaaacaaaaaaaccccaagattaaACTAGTAGCTTGCTTTTCTACTATGATGTTAGCAGACTACTGCTGTGTGCATTGACCAAAGCACTGAATTATAAAGCACCTATCAACTCCAAGGTGCCCACAAAGCTCCTTCTTTCCACTTATTCAGTATCTGTCACCTAGTATTCACCACATGGTTAATCACAACTGTTGACTACAACTACTGTAGCCAGAATTTGCCACTATTTTTCCTACTGAGTAGCACTGGGTCTCTCTAAccccaaaagaaaataagatcaGGTTTGTTTTGGGGCCATGGCTTTATACACAACTAATCAGACATAAGTCAACAGTTCAAATTTGGATTCTTTCAGTTTTGTGATAAACACATTCTATTTTTGGCTATCCCCCCCCCCATTATTATCACAGTAAAAGATAGTCAAGTTACTTTGACATCTGTCAGACAAACACACAATTAAGTTTTTTAAGGCTCTTCTTATTTTCTAAAGGCTACACCAAGAATTTGGGACTGGACCACAATACAAGAGGCAAAATTTTCTGAGTTCTAAAGCAGAAAACCCTACGTCTTCTCAGAGACTAAAAAAACTTCTTTGATTTCATTATACCACAGACTAATCCCTTCACAACTTTAAAATTTCTGACCAACTTCATTCTTACATATTACCAGTAGTACAACTATTCCCATGAAGTTGATTCGAAGTGGCATATAACTTGTTTTCATCACGTTCTACCTCCTAAAGAGATTTACAGTTTTTCCACACAGAAGACAGAATTCTCCTGTCCCACCTCCTCACCCAGAATCAAGCACACGTACAATCATGCTGTCCACAAAAGGACTCATGTGCAGCAGCACTCAGAATCCTGGAACCAGTTCACCACTGCTAGTTTAATTCAGTTCTCCTGGTAATGCAGTGCTGTTATCTCTGCGACATCACCTATGGCATTGGCTTACACTGTTTCTGAATCTGGTTTTATCATACCACTTACTGTTGCCCATGTCCTGGATGGAATTTGTTAATAATATCAACTGTAAGTCACCCATGAAGTCCCCCCAACCTCTCACTGGTGAGAAGTAGGAGCAGACACCTCTCTGCCACCTGGAAGATGCCTTTACCATCAATCACTAATAAGGCAGAAGCATATCGTATCAGACACACTAAAAAACAACAGTGGGCATGCAGTAGCTTAACAACTAGTTGGTACTTCAGAATGAGGCAAAGCATACGGTGTTAATCCCACACTTCACATAACTGACAGCTGCCACTCTGCAGAAGGACAGCTGGACCTGCCTCAGCACCCCGTCTCCAGCAATGGCCACAGGAGGTATATGGACAATAGCCATAAGAAGATGCTGCTTCCCtaattctctccctgcctccaaTCTGTTACAGTGGATTTCCCAAGTCTATTTAACAACCTTAAAAAGCTCTGTTCCATGTACTTGTTCAATTTTGCCTCAAATCCATACAAACTTATTACACATATAACACCTTTAGGCAAGGAGAGCCTCAATCTGTTCTAAGTACATTCTTTAGTTGCTTGTATAAAGTATAGTTTTTGTCCCACCTGTTCTGTTTACTATCCAAATCAGAGCTAGCCCTCTTCTGACTTACACTGGCCTCTATACCTTACAGATAAAAGCTGTCAATAACTTTAGTAGAGTAAATCCTCATTTAAAGTGACGTGATATCAGATTACACCTTAAACCTAtgacagaaaacattcatttcctGCTTAGtctccctcccacacacacaaGTAGCTAGTAAGAAAGATCCTTAACTCTGACTACTTCTTACCAGTATCTCCAGTGAAAGTGACTACAGCAGCATGTATTTCAGGTATCATTTCCACACTGAAGTCACCATCATCCTCTGACAAGCCACTGATGTTCTCTACCAGCATAATCAGCATGCAATATTTTACTGTCTCCTGTACATTTTCAAGCACTACTACGGTGGAAGACAGGGATCCTTGAGAGTCCTCCACTTGCCACGGCTTCACGAACAGGTCAATTTTCTTCACTGAGTGATGCTTCCTTTGCAGAACTTCTTGGGCATCTAGtaccacaggaaaacaaaaatgtcatcttcccttcccctcctgccacaGCAGAGCAACATTAAATTACACTCTACTTTAAAAGTCTGGCCAGTCATATTTTCTcatatcacagaagaaaaataaataaggcaaaACTACATCAAAAGTTAGGGTCAGGATAAAAGCTACTCTATGATCTAGATGTCCTCAGCCTccccagagaagaaaaaaaaaagttattttttcaggtGCTACCTCCTTTCTACTGCCCTCAAGTGCAAGAAACTGTTCTCCAGATCAGTAACATCTAATAAACAGCAAGTAAAGAAAACGCTTTCCATCCTGCTTACCTTGTGTATTTAACAAATAGTCAAATATAGTTAAATATTTAGTTTCCTCTTTCTGTATACATCCTTCACACACTAACAAGTAGCCAACAGCACTTTAGTGTAGCGGAAAACATAGGTAAACCACTGATAAACTGAGGCTACTTTAAAATCATTTTCTCCACAGAGGTGAGCATTCACCTCTGTGTCTTACAAATACGTAATATTTACTACCTCTTTTCCTCCCAGTTTCCA
Proteins encoded in this window:
- the LOC141945455 gene encoding protein mono-ADP-ribosyltransferase PARP14-like isoform X3: MYFENKKKSGGGTIESYIKKDQQIIITFQNEEDAQEVLQRKHHSVKKIDLFVKPWQVEDSQGSLSSTVVVLENVQETVKYCMLIMLVENISGLSEDDGDFSVEMIPEIHAAVVTFTGDTDAGEFAKKLNQHHRAKKQNITARCLEITKSIRAENIPPNTPSDYITVYFENKRNGGAQVVDVQQLPDEDAAIITFSDHKDVTNILAKQHSLNKTPIFVYPYYISLGAALYGKEAPQIKKPDPIVVPLDLFIWCYLQKNNRLIEAIGSEMAKYNCDLTWPEPRSANPEVTLRPSATLSEQKRLVSRLIKTWNENVSTAFSRSISKYKAITCQVSTDVWEAIRNSFTHDEVLIIPPVSKGLIVIAGEEEVVKKVEQELKVLIEKATREIEREKQRTEEMVMLSPGEYAILLSTGLEEKIRTEFPALQITYDHLQKLINLCGMPEEVYKVKGEILEHIRKMAKTTVNIHPYIFQFLVHIDNETLSQSLFMSKQIRAFYELDTEAIILKGSAAEDLQKAEEEIKNELDYKCITLEDESVLQKKEWRMLTKLNCSNEAVTVTQVESQVIIAGFSQAVAKAFEELSNFVDENTQMQKVIGGKPTAVVMFFEKEKTNVWGDLENKGVKVDFSTQEKCRVISLSGPRSEVLKGVTLVEQILSGLHYKRMVIKEPGAKSYFKEREHFFAATAKQNFKCLVRLEEPSEQQEHSNTGKPYRQVTMDGIVIAVYKADLCTHPVDVVVNASNEDLKHIGGLADALLKAAGPELQQECDELVRKNGTLLPGCAVITGAGKLPCKNVIHAVGPRWKKDEAEKCVYLLRKTVKKSLQLAETFNHHSIALPAISGGIFGFPLELCTYSIVSSIKETLEESMGDSSLKEVHLVDVAQNNVQSFSKALSEVFSDYSPSCKSPYQTSTVHQPRKRKITQNSKNFPVVTTEEGIDIMLKKGSIEDATTDIVVISVAKDLRLDKGPLSKALLSKAGPMLQTGLTGEGLGRTPEEGSVFKTEGYNLGCSVVLHAVVPAWSQRHPSPKVLGNIITKCLEIAEELSVKSITFPAIGTGNLGFPRSVVAKLLFDKVFEFSSKNGVNSLEEVHFLLHPKDTANIQEFSDELENRCGNTVDVEVQQTSPNKASQDTASSGTSSTPAENAHEMTFGSVVFRVAEGDITKEEGDVIVNITNQTFSLKTGVSRAILNGAGKEVEDECAQLASQSNKSYITTQAGSLPCKKIIHFVAQDDIKLLVSEVLQECELQQYTSVTFPAVGTGIQRYVCTSWRTINICHSSLICVGSSSENIQGPTSPLLKSVDDATLASSCTGEAGRDPAVVADNMIDAVMDFAKSNSAPSVKTIKVVIFQPHLLTVFHTSLQKRQSCAKRAAKLLFSKITSFWSSEKCSPKEKNEAVLENKIEVAVVQICGENKNKVEEAESWLRSAILKGQFKREISDESISHFGEVEREELRNLQKKLNIALHLNSSTIRISGVEKDVWIAYSAIQEMIHRVKAAKQEESRAELLQNIIEWKYLKKDTYVPFDRLTNMQLENAFTGKQRGVSVVIDKKKHTVDIEAKCALDDQGKCIPIIRVNKSEDQESTVLPATWDDMQDQRLKIVELKPETKEYKDVQERFLKTCQSFKIEKIERIQNPFFWKAYKIKKREMDNKNGNTNNERLLFHGTSKESLTLINNHGFNRSYAGMHAANFGNGTYFAVDASYSAYDTYSRPDVNGRKYMYLARVLVGEYSQGTKGSITPGAKNASNSIDLFDSSTDNMNKPSMFIIFNDIQAYPEYLITFTK